TTCTAACTATATagtaccaaaaagtagtaaatCTTGTATCATAAACTCCCAGTTCTTGCCAGTAATGAACAGCAGCCACCAGATCTCATTTGATGCTATTTACATGGCCTTCGTACGAATTTGGGATGCACCTGTTTTCCGAGCGACTCATCAATCTCCTCCTGCACCTTGCGCTGCACATCCGGGTTCATGACCAGGTACAGCAGGGCCCAGCGGAGCGTGCTGGCGGTGGTGTCGGTTCCCGCCAAGAACAGGTTCCTGATGACGTTGAAAATGTTGTTCTCTGGCAGTTCAGACAGTATTCTGTTCCCTGATGATTGAAGACAATGGCAACGACCTCGCGTTACGAATAATATAGTAGGAAACAATTTCTAAGATACTGAAGTAGCACACTGAACTTGCCAACTAACGGTACGAAAATTAAGCAGCAAATGAAGCTTCAAAGGCTGGTCGAATACGCAGTCTAATATGTTGCAGAAAAACGTATTGCAAAAGCAGTACATCCCCCTTACTGTTGATGCATAACCAACAAAATAATGTTGATGATCGACTCTGCAGATTTGTTCTTTTCTGTGACCTACCTTGGTGCTCCTCCAGTAGAAAACCATCGATGACGTCCCTGATGTTGTTCGGGTCAAAGGTCTCCCTGTGCTCCTGGATGACGTCGATGACGAAGCTGCGAATCTCGTCACTGCACGTCACCACCTCCTCCAGCTTCCGGCGGAAAGACGGGACGTGCCGCAGTATTGGATAGATGTTCAATGCCTGGGAGAATAAAACCTTCACTATCAGCCCAAATTATGCTTGTAACGTCCAATTCAACTGCCGAGATCTTCAGACCCCATGgtaaaatacattcatttacatCTTCAGTAGCGTGTAGATCCAAATATTCGGAGATTTGAACATATCTTCGGGAATCTACGTTGATGATGTGATAGCATACAACTTAAACCCGAATGAAGACGACACGGTCACACACCTGAGAAGACGTATTCGTGTGGAGATACCGATTGATAAGCCCCATCAGGCGCGAGAAACGATCATCGTCATGGTCGAATCTCCGGCCGAACACTACGGAACAGATCACGTTGGAAACCGACAGGCCTAGAGACACCGTGGGGTCGAACGGTTGGCCACGTTTATCCTTGAATACTTGAACCAGATCCTGCGCCTCTTGCACGATGGTCGGCTCCAGACTCTGCTTCCCGGCCCCGAAGGTGTTGAGCCAAGTCAGCGCCACCTTTCGGGTCTCCTTCCACTCGGGGCCGTAAGGGGCCGTGACAACACCTGGTGACAATGGAAACGGTGACAACTTAATGCCAGGAGACTATTCGGCTCCGTCTCGGGTTACAAGCCTTTTTTCTTGTCAGaactttctttatctttatctatcGATTTCCAAAAGCGATATGCAGATTCCAAACCCCTTGTATCCCAACCTTTTCCTCTTGTCCCTATTGTCCGTCTCCACACGAACAAGTCCGGACGGGACGAAAAGACGTCGCCATGTTTCTGCAGAGCCTCTTTCACAGCGTCCTGTCCGCTCAGCACGACTGCTGGGCGTGGGCCTAGCCAGACACTGGGTAATGAAGACATTTCAAAGCTGTTTAGTAAGCAGTAATGTAGACAGGAATGATTAATGATATCCGCCACTTTAGTGTACATCAATGCCCTATCAGGCTAAGTATGTATACAGGCATACATAaacaaaagttgaaacaaaGTACTGTGTAGCAATAAATGAGGAGAAATAATAGGCCCACCGAAATTCACCAAAATTTGCAATCTATATAATAAAAGTAAAAGGAGTTGTTGCCCAGTCAGTTATGCTGTTCCTCAACCAATCCCTAGAGGCACTGTCAGTGTAATATTACACTATAAACACATatataacataattatactataccattagaTTCACCCTATAGTATTTTTGCGAGTAAGATAAATGCTCATATTTCCGCTGATGTACAGCTAACGTCCTAACGCAGTTCCAAGATCTGTCTCCTGTCTGAAGATGAACACCCCAGCAACAAGCCTGGCAATAAAGATGTTGTCGTGTGGACACAATCCTGTACAATTCCTCGAATTCTTACAGactgcacacaatactataccattaggctcgcccctgtggtgtcgcaaaaaaaaacaatatgtattccCTATCGGAAAAAAATGAATTCGCGTACTAATACCGGGTATAGTCTCGTCAGTTGTCCTCCCAAAACTGCACTCGAGATACAAGACTTTAACGTTTATGACCCTGAGTATTGAAGTTTGAACGCAGTATCCCCACAATATCCCCACAATATCCCCACAATAGTAGCGATGATTTACACATTTCACGCTTCAACAAGTTCAAAAGCCGAGCCCCTGTATGTTCAGGTCTTGCTTCACTAGTTTCCTGTGTTTTGCACGGTGCCTCTTCAACTTCAAGGCCACCCCACCCCACATTTTTCTGGTCACATGTTAAACGTTATTTCACTAAATAATCATAACGACAAATAACACTGGCTTCATATCAGTAGTGAGTCTGAATTTACGCACGTGAAGACGTCGCCATATTTCAGTCGCCATTCAGCGAACACTCGATGTTGTCCCCGGGCGAGCTCGCGCAGGTTACCGACGATCGGCCAGGCACGAGGCCCTGGTGGATATTTCCTCGTCAACCTGAGGTTTTGGACGTACAGGTAGACTCCCAGCAGTACCAAGGCTACAAAGAACAACTCCATTTTTCTGCCAGCTGTCCTGGCCAGCTACTCCAAAAGTCTGTGAGAGTGGGTATCGCCTCGCAGACTGCAAAGTTACATGACATAAACACTAACGGATGACGTTGGAATTCCCTCCAAGCGATTGCATTGTTCAAACGCAATAGAGCGTCTTCACCCCCTTTGTCGTGTTACACCACATAAGCGTCACCTTTGGTCTCACCTCAATGCTGCGTTCCTTCGTTCTCCAAGGTCAGCTGCAccgcatactctccaagcagaggttaagcttcggctttttttaaacgtttatttagtcgttttcatcgggctttctgttttgtatcttGTACTGGCTGGCGTATGtcaataaaaatgacaaaatagaaagcccgataaaacgactaaaaaaacgttaaaaaaaacagccggagcctaacctctgcttggagagtacaccgCAGCCATGGCAGCCTCTGGTTACACCCACCGAGAACACAACCAAACATAGCAGGCCCCAAACTGGAGTTTCTATCGGTAAATACTATAGTCAGCGTTGCCTCTATTTGAcactttttattattttattattttttgccGTTCTCAACACCATTTTGCCAAAATATCTGCGACCTAGATGTACAAACATTCCTCGACCTTACGTCAAGGTGCTTTGTGGCAGGTATCTATATTAGGACAATACTCAAGGATACAGATAAAGCGAGGAGGTCGTCACGCAGTGATGAATAAGATGTATTAAGCGAAGTTACTTAGTAGGTTACCACATATCACAATTATGCTTGATTTAACAATGCTGCATATATTGGAATAAGTGGATCCTTAAACAATAAAGGCTTTCGAAACAAGTTGCTCATTTCATGCCTAAGCCAACAAAAATAGGGTTGGAAATATAGAAATTATCCCTTGTACAAACAAAGAATATATGAATACATCCTCAATAATCAATATCACTTGTCATGTAACGAAGTTTCCCTAATTAGCCAATATTTGCTGTGTGTAATCGTTTAGATATTTCGTCAAAAAAGTATGAATACACTTGGGAATTTCAAATCCAACTgtactttgcataattatgaTTACCACATACGTACCACCATATTTAAGAAGAACGcggtgttttaaaaacaaagtaATGCGTTAAGatcctgactaaaatcgcggaAATGCACAGATTTCGAACGGCTTTGGAGAAAACACAAGCCCGAAAATCCCCTCCGTGTCTGGAGTAGGGACGCCCTCTGGCAGCTTGAAGGTGAACTGCTGCATCAGAGAGGTGAAGAAGAGGAACAACTCGAACTTGGCCAGTTGTTCTCCGAGGCACCTCCGGGGACCTGACTCGGTAGGAAATAAACTGTATCATCAAATATACAATACTAAGCGCTTGTCTTCTATTCTATGATACTCTTAAAGTGTCGTTCGAAAATTCACTTGGCCAGCGTTCGCTTAGACGAATTGTTTATGGtgcatagatgcatcatttgccACCAGAACAAATGACTTTTCACTCCAAGGTGAAAACTGGCTCACCTGTGCTGAACGGCAGAAATGACTCTGTCCCCTGTCTCAGCTGACCGTCACTGTCCAGGAATCGGGTGGGGTCGAACCGCTCCGGATCAGGCCAGTACTTCGGGTCCATGTGGAGAGACCATAAGTTGGGCAAGATGAAGGTCCCGGTGGGGATCTGGGACAGGTAAAATGGTGTGAGAATGGTATGTTGTAGAACACAGAAAGCACTTTACGATGGATTATGATGTGGAATATACGTTAGTTAACGTGGGAACTACAAGAAACGCAGAGTAGTTACCTGATGGCCCAGGACTGTAGCAGGAGCTGTGGTCTCATGAGGAACAGACGAAGGAGCGATGCTCCGGATTCGTTGGGCCTCGCGTATGGTCGCCTCCGTGTAGGGAAGGTGTTCTCGCAGCAGTATAGATGGAGTCTGTGGTTAACGTAAGATACGCATTTACACACAGAGTGACGGCAATAACGTATCTGATATAGTTTATAGGAAACGTGATACAACAGCGAGTTTTAGTAGCTTGTCAAGCGTAAACCGACTCAGCTTTGTCCAGTTCGAATGTGCATTTGAATACTGCCTTGTAATGATGAAAGATATATAAGATGACGCAATTATTCTAACGATAGTGCGCTAAGGCGTAGCAAATCCTGGATCATAACCCCGCATTCTTGGTAATCGTGAACAGCTACCATAAGATCTCATTTGAAGCAAATCAAAAGTCTCTCGTCTTTTTATTTGCCTTAGTACAGATGTGAGATGCACCTGTTTTCCTAGCGACTCATCGATCTCCTCCTGAGCCTTGCGCTGCACATCCGGGTTCATGACCAGGTACAGCAGGGCCCAGCGGAGCGTGGTGGCGGTGGTGTCGGTTCCCGCCACGAACAGGTTCCTGATGACGTTGATGATGTTGTCCTGTGGTAGATCAGATAATATTCTGTTCCCTACAGATAAAAGATAACGGTTAAGCAAAGGACTCTTCTCACAAACGTACATTATGTTTCAGCCACGATTCCACGAAGAAATACCTCAAAGGCGCCAAAGTGGCTCAATTAATGTGCTACAGAAAAGCGCACACGTCGCAAGGTGCAGAGAAATGTACTAATTATATAAGTTAAACAAAGAAAGTCAGATTGCCGCTGCGTTTCTACGACAGTGGATGTAGCGCTCAGAAggaggtgatgatgatgatgatgaaacgtGCAAGTTTGTTATTCTGGATGACCACGTACCTCGGTGCTCCTCCAGCAGAAAACCATCGATGACGTCCCTAATGTTGTTCGGGTCAAAGGTCTCCCTGTGCTCCTGGATGACTTCGATGACGAAGCTGCGGATCTCCTCGCTGCACGTCACCACCTCCTCCAGCTTCCGGCGGAAAGACGGGACGTGCCGCAATATGGGGTAGACGTTCAGTGCCTGGGAGAACAGACAGAATATAGAAATGGGAGCAATGCAGCAATACTTCACTATCGGCCAAAATATGCTTGTATCGTTCAGTTCAACTGCCCGAGATCTTTAGCCtccatatgaaaaaaaatattccgcTATAACAGTACGGTGTAGAGTTCCAAATATTTGCCGTAATTCAGGGACTTGAACAAAACTTTAGGAATCTACGTTGGTGATTTAAATTTGATACCCAAACCTGTCACGGTGAACCTGTATGAGAGGACGCACCTGAGAGGACGCATTTGATTGGAAGTACCGATTGAGGAGCCCCATCAGGCGCGAGAAACGCTCGTCGTCATGGTCAAATCTCCGGCCGAACACCACGGAACAGATCACGTTGGAAACCGACAGACCTAGAGACACCGTGGGGTCGAACGGTTGACCGCATTTATCCTTGAAAACCTGAACCAGATCCTGTGCCTCCTGCACGATGGTCGGCTCCAGACTCGGCTTCCCGGCCCCGAAGGTGTTGAGCCAAGTCAGCGCCACCTTTCGGGTCTCCTTCCACTCCGGACCGTAAGGGGCCGTGGCAACACCTGATTACAATGCAAACGGTGGCAACTTGATGAGAATTCGTTCCTATAAGATCACAGACATTCTTTCTTGACAGAACTTTCTTAATCTATCGATTTGAAAAAGCGATATGCGGATTCCAAAGTCCCCTCTCCATATCGACTCGATCGTTAAAACAACTTAATCCGTCTTTCAATTGACGCATAAaacagcaccccccccccccataaacaCCGTGACCATAAATGACTTCCCGGTTATGATTATTCAGGCAATTGCAAGTTCACATATTACTCTTGTAAGTAGGATTACTCACTACATAGCTTCCATTGCACGCATAGGGGCTGTCTTATGTATAGACTTTACAAGATGCAGCTAATAAGAAAGCAAACTGACAATCGTCCGACAATATACAGGTCAGGTCATTCAGTAATCTTGTGATCACTGAGCAAccttacaataaaaaaataactgatGATCATTGGAACATTGATGAACATTGTGCTGGAAAATTGGCTTTCCAATTAAGTGTCTTTTACTGTACGTACAAAGATTCAAACTTTGTTTTAAATGCTTAAGTCATTGTTTAAAATGCTTATTATAAGTAACTTCATGTAAAGATGTCTTCCTACCCTTTCCTCTTGTTCGTATTGTCCGTCTCCACACGAACAAGTCCGGACGAGACGAAAAGACATCGCCATGTTTCAGCAAAGCTTCTTTTACAGCGTCCTGTCCGCTCAGCACGACTGCTGGGCGACATCCGAGCCAGACactacaaaatgaagaaattgtaaTGCAGCTTATTAAGCAGTGATGTAGACAGACATCAACAATGGTAGGTTCCTGATGGAAGAAGAGATAGAAAGAACACAACAGCAAAACAATATCTATTCCcttaggctacagcaagtaaattttatggatgacatcctatgcagagtgcaaaaataatgagatagtgcgaaaaaaaaaacaagatgggataaaaaaacaagatggctagattttcaaaatagacaccataaacatcgtaacaagatttgaagtgacaaaacgtggcatcacaactaacaaggcattcattcccgtGTTAAAGAAGtgactagtgtagtaaaagtgatactagtgtggtacactggtagcacttgccaagctggcaactacatgcatggcttccatattggtggcacttttacaactatccaacaagtttcacttctgcaactatagtcatggctacctccctagtgtcacttgtacaagtatgattattaggctacaacacaacctaTTTGCCTGTTTTGGTCTATCTGGCCATCCTCGAAGaggaaatcaggcgaaaattaatgcgcgcgctgatgtcatccataaaatttacttgctgtgccTGTGGCCTTATCGTGTAAAGAAAAATCGCGTACCAATGTCGGCTCGTCAGTTGTCCTTCCCAAAACCTGCACCTCAGATATAAGACTTAAAGTTTGTGACCCGATAACAAGACGTTTTGATGCAATACCTCACAATGGGAGCCAAGATGTACACATTTTACGCTTAGACAAATTCGAAAAGCCTAGCCCCTGTTCAGGTCTTGTTCGACTGGTTCCCTGCAATTTGGACGATGCCTCGGGTATCATTTTGCCTGACTGTACGAAATAAATGCCGTGCCAGTGTAGAAAACGCTGTTATTTCGTGTGTTTTTCCCCTATGAACAACACCTATGAAATAAAGTTGCTGTCGTAAAAAAAGAGGACTACTAGTAATTGAAATTAGTACCTCGACTTCGAGGCCACCCACCCTACATTTTCTGGTCGCATGTGTTTTTTTCCGCTAATAACGAATCATAACTACAAATAATACTAGCGACTACTTTAGATCGGTAATGAGTCAGCAATGACATATTTACGCACGTGAAGACGTCGCCATATTTCACTCGCCATTCAGCGAACACTCGATGTTGTCCCCGGGCGAGATCGCGCAGGTTCCCGACGATCGGCCAGGCACGAGGCCCTGGTGGGTATTTCCTCGTCAACCGGAGGTTTTGGACGTACAGGTAGACTCCAAGCAGTACCAAGGCTACAAAGAACAACTCCATTTTGCTGCTAAGTCCTCGCCAGCTACTCAGCAAGACTGGGAGAGCGAGTAACACCTCACAAAGTCCAAAGTTGAATGAGACACCAACGGATGACGTTGGAATTCCCTACGAGCGTTTGCATTGTTCAAATGCAATAGAGCGTCTTCAATCCCCTTGGTATGTTAAGCCACTTTGTGACATGAGCTTCACCTTTGGTCTCATCTAAATGCTGCGTTCCTTTTTGATatatatttgcttttggacagacgaggacaatgtggcactgcactcaagttttgtaacttatattaacagtgccacatacacggtacagacagaaggtaaaggtagtctttacctccccgaccgaagtcaagTACCCGtctttacacctgggtgaagtgaggtaggtcgtgtaaagtgcctttcccaagggcacaacgtcgaggggcacggcggggatcgaactcaggacctctagattccgagctgTGACAAGAACTGTCCCCTGTTTCAGCTGACCGTCACTGTCCAGGAATCGGGTGGGGTCGAACCGCTCCGGATCGGGCCAGTACTTCGGGTCCATGTGGAGAGACCACAGGTTGGGCAGGATGAAGGTGCCGGCGGGGATCTGGGACAGGTAAACCAATTTTTAAAGTGTGAAAATGGTATATCATAGAACACAGATAGCACATAACGGTGGATTATAATGTGGAACATGTTAACGTACGTACGGAAAGAAACGCAGAGTGGAAATGGTTACCTGATGGCCCAGGATTGTAGCAGGAGCTGTGGTCTCGTGAGGCACAGACGAAGGAACGATGGTCCGGATCCGCTGGGCCTCGCGTATGGTCGCCTCCGTGTACGGAAGGTGTTCTCGCAGCAGTATAGATGGAGTCTGTGAGGATTGTGGTATGTTATGTGCAATGAACAAACGCAAAAACACATTCTAAAATAAAATTTGACGCGACTTCTCCCAAGTCGTAATGACCCTTGAATTCAGGGACTCGAACCCACAAGTTCTAGGTTCCCCTTTGACGATCAAACAAGGCCACTCGCGACGTTGCAAAAACTACCCTTGGACGTTTTACCTGTTTTCCAAGCGACTCATCGATCTCCTCCTGCACCTTGCCCTGCACATCCGGGTTCATGACCAGGTACAGCAGGGCCCAGCGGAGCGTGGTGGCGGTGGTGTCGGTTCCCGCCGCGAACAGGTTCTTGATGACATTGATGATGTTGTCCTGTGGCAGTTCAGACAGTATTCTGTTCCCTAAAGACACAAGACAATGGTTAAGCGATGAGCTCATCTCACAAACCTGCGTTATGTTTCAGGCACATTTCAACGAAGAAGTAGTTTAAAGCCCCTAAAAAGAGTCAATCAATTTCCAAAGAAACAGTGAGAAAGGAGCTGACGCGGCGCAGTTGAGGCACAGAGAATGTAAATTTTATATAATCGAAACGAAACAAGACTGTTGTCGCCGCGTTTCTACGGCAGTGGATATCCAGATGTAGCACCCAGATGGGGGTGATGTTGGTGAAACGTGCAAGTTTGTCATCTTACCTCGGTGCTCCTCCAGCAGATAACCATCGATGACGTCCCTGATGTTGttggggtcaaaggtctccCTGTGCTCCCGGATGACTTCGATGACGAAGCTGCGGATCTCCTCGCTGAACGTCACCACCTCCCCCAGCTTCCGGCGGAAAGACGGGACGTGCCACAGTTTTGGGTAGATGTTCAATGCCTGAGAGAACAGACAGAATATAGAAGTGGGAGCAATCAGCCAATTATGATTGCAGTGTCCAGTTCGACTGCCGAAATCTTCAGCCTCGATGGTTCAATACAGCTACAGCTACAGTACGGTGCAAAGTTCTTAACATTCGTGGATGTGGACAAATGCTTAAAGCCCCAGTGCAACGGGGTTTAAAAGTCTTATTTTCTTTGCTTATTTGTGAGACTGTCGGTGGGAGTTATCGAATTTTTAGGAATCTACGTTATGGATGCGCTAGCATGCAACCCAAAACTATATGAAAAGACAAACCTGGGAGGATGCACTTGAGCCGAGGTACCGATTGAGGAGCCCCACCAGGTGCGAAAAACGCTTGTCGTCATGGTCGAATCTTCGGCCGAACACCACGGAACAGATCACGTTGGAAACCGACAGGCCTAGAGACACCGTGGGGTCGAACGGTTGACCGCATTTATCCTTGAACACTTGCACCAGATCCTGCGCCTCCTGCACGATGGTCGGCTCCAGACTCTGCTTCCCGGCCCCGAAGGTGTTGAGCCAAGTCAGCGCCACCTTTCGGGTCTCCTTCCACTCGGGGCCGTAAGGGGCCGTGACAACACCTGATGACAATGGAAACGGTGCAGCTTGATTATAATGCCAGGAAAAACTCTTCCATTCCGTCTCCGATTACAAGCATTCTTTCTTGACAGaactttctttatctttatccCTATGTCTATATAGACTCTACAAGCAGCAGCTAAGAAAGCAAACTGACAAAGTTGCTTCATCGTCCGACAATATACAGGAAAGAAAATATACAGGGTGCCTAAGAATTTGCACAAACattatgcgatttgcacgaatcactatgcgaaaacgtacgaaccttatgtcatacgcacgaatcttatgtgatacacacgaaccttatgcggtTTGCATGAACCTTCTGCGAAATCAGCCAATTACTGCTCGGGTCACGTGACAGGCGGAGCGGAATTTTCAACATGGCGGCTTCGATCTTCAGCGGCGGAAAATACGATGTGACGCGCAGGAATGAAGACAAAGAGTATCTCGCATGTTTTTAGATACGTCTTCGTTATGGCATATGTCCAGTCAATAGTTTGAAATAAAACTATCATGGGTAGAAGCGCTCAGAAACACGCCTTCTCCCAACGTAGCGGCGGCGGTCGGTTTGCATAAAGTTcctgcaaatcgcataaggttcgtgcaaatcacataaggttcgtgtgtgcaacataaggttcgtacgttatCGCTTAGTGATTCGTGGAAattgcataaggttcgtgcgttttcgcatagtgattcgtacgtatcacataatgttcgtacggATCTCATAGGGttcatgcaaatgcttaggcacccctgatatACAGGTCAGGTCATTGAGCAACcttacaattgaaaaaaaaaactagaaaggcaacatttttgaaaaaatgctggatgtgggcgaagggaaaagaaaggaaaaatcgcaagaaaagaaacaactagaatgacaacattttcgcgaaaatgcagcaagtctttcccgtggccttttttgaagtttaagtcaaactatcttacacacaatagtaattgccattaggtgccccgtattctcggttcacccctattctcggcctttacctgacgtcacgggttgtgctgtgtagcaattataaagctgaaattcatgatcaggttcaggtccggtaccgtaccgtagcctccattccaaatttgacttaacgccgcaggcgacagacatcgacgatacagtatttggctgccggtatggtccgaggcgttgacgagcccccctccccacatggaccgtccgaccgtttaaacgccgtcttttgagggcaattaaaaaataaataaaaaggcgtgtgaactg
The sequence above is drawn from the Branchiostoma floridae strain S238N-H82 chromosome 4, Bfl_VNyyK, whole genome shotgun sequence genome and encodes:
- the LOC118413157 gene encoding cytochrome P450 2U1-like isoform X6 — its product is MSSLPSVWLGPRPAVVLSGQDAVKEALQKHGDVFSSRPDLFVWRRTIGTRGKGVVTAPYGPEWKETRKVALTWLNTFGAGKQSLEPTIVQEAQDLVQVFKDKRGQPFDPTVSLGLSVSNVICSVVFGRRFDHDDDRFSRLMGLINRYLHTNTSSQALNIYPILRHVPSFRRKLEEVVTCSDEIRSFVIDVIQEHRETFDPNNIRDVIDGFLLEEHQGNRILSELPENNIFNVIRNLFLAGTDTTASTLRWALLYLVMNPDVQRKVQEEIDESLGKQTPSILLREHLPYTEATIREAQRIRSIAPSSVPHETTAPATVLGHQIPTGTFILPNLWSLHMDPKYWPDPERFDPTRFLDSDGQLKQGTESFLPFSTGPRRCLGEQLAKFELFLFFTSLMQQFTFKLPEGAPTPDTEGIFGLVFSPKPFEICAFPRF
- the LOC118413157 gene encoding cytochrome P450 2U1-like isoform X4 is translated as MELFFVALVLLGVYLYVQNLRLTRKYPPGPRAWPIVGNLRDLARGQHRVFAEWRVKYGDVFTVWLGCRPAVVLSGQDAVKEALLKHGDVFSSRPDLFVWRRTIRTRGKGVATAPYGPEWKETRKVALTWLNTFGAGKPSLEPTIVQEAQDLVQVFKDKCGQPFDPTVSLGLSVSNVICSVVFGRRFDHDDERFSRLMGLLNRYFQSNASSQALNVYPILRHVPSFRRKLEEVVTCSEEIRSFVIEVIQEHRETFDPNNIRDVIDGFLLEEHRGNRILSELPENNIFNVIRNLFLAGTDTTASTLRWALLYLVMNPDVQRKVQEEIDESLGKQTPSMLLREHLPYTEATIREAQRIRTIVPLSAPHETTAPATVLGHQIPAGTFILPNLWSLHMDPKYWPDPERFDPTRFLDSDGQLVQRTESFLPFSTGPRRCLGEQLAKFELFLFFTSLLQQFTFKLPEGAPPPDTEGIFGLVFSPKPFKICAVPRF
- the LOC118413157 gene encoding cytochrome P450 2U1-like isoform X7 → MYTKVADIINHSCLHYCLLNSFEMSSLPSVWLGPRPAVVLSGQDAVKEALQKHGDVFSSRPDLFVWRRTIGTRGKGVVTAPYGPEWKETRKVALTWLNTFGAGKQSLEPTIVQEAQDLVQVFKDKRGQPFDPTVSLGLSVSNVICSVVFGRRFDHDDDRFSRLMGLINRYLHTNTSSQALNIYPILRHVPSFRRKLEEVVTCSDEIRSFVIDVIQEHRETFDPNNIRDVIDGFLLEEHQGNRILSELPENNIFNVIRNLFLAGTDTTASTLRWALLYLVMNPDVQRKVQEEIDESLGKQTPSMLLREHLPYTEATIREAQRIRTIVPLSAPHETTAPATVLGHQIPAGTFILPNLWSLHMDPKYWPDPERFDPTRFLDSDGQLVQRTESFLPFSTGPRRCLGEQLAKFELFLFFTSLLQQFTFKLPEGAPPPDTEGIFGLVFSPKPFKICAVPRF
- the LOC118413157 gene encoding cytochrome P450 2D3-like isoform X3: MELFFVALVLLGVYLYVQNLRLTRKYPPGPRAWPIVGNLRDLARGQHRVFAEWRVKYGDVFTVWLGSRPAVVLSGQDAVKEALLKHGNVFSSRPDLFVWRRTIPTRGKGVVTAPYGPEWKETRKVALTWLNTFGAGKQSLEPTIVQEAQDLVQVFKDKCGQPFDPTVSLGLSVSNVICSVVFGRRFDHDDKRFSHLVGLLNRYLGSSASSQALNIYPKLWHVPSFRRKLGEVVTFSEEIRSFVIEVIREHRETFDPNNIRDVIDGYLLEEHRGNRILSELPQDNIINVIKNLFAAGTDTTATTLRWALLYLVMNPDVQGKVQEEIDESLGKQTPSILLREHLPYTEATIREAQRIRSIAPSSVPHETTAPATVLGHQIPTGTFILPNLWSLHMDPKYWPDPERFDPTRFLDSDGQLRQGTESFLPFSTGPRRCLGEQLAKFELFLFFTSLMQQFTFKLPEGVPTPDTEGIFGLVFSPKPFEICAFPRF
- the LOC118413157 gene encoding cytochrome P450 2D3-like isoform X1 produces the protein MELFFVALVLLGVYLYVQNLRLTRKYPPGPRAWPIVGNLRDLARGQHRVFAEWRVKYGDVFTVWLGCRPAVVLSGQDAVKEALLKHGDVFSSRPDLFVWRRTIRTRGKGVATAPYGPEWKETRKVALTWLNTFGAGKPSLEPTIVQEAQDLVQVFKDKCGQPFDPTVSLGLSVSNVICSVVFGRRFDHDDERFSRLMGLLNRYFQSNASSQALNVYPILRHVPSFRRKLEEVVTCSEEIRSFVIEVIQEHRETFDPNNIRDVIDGFLLEEHRGNRILSDLPQDNIINVIRNLFVAGTDTTATTLRWALLYLVMNPDVQRKAQEEIDESLGKQTPSILLREHLPYTEATIREAQRIRSIAPSSVPHETTAPATVLGHQIPTGTFILPNLWSLHMDPKYWPDPERFDPTRFLDSDGQLRQGTESFLPFSTGPRRCLGEQLAKFELFLFFTSLMQQFTFKLPEGVPTPDTEGIFGLVFSPKPFEICAFPRF
- the LOC118413157 gene encoding cytochrome P450 2U1-like isoform X5, whose amino-acid sequence is MELFFVALVLLGVYLYVQNLRLTRKYPPGPRAWPIVGNLRDLARGQHRVFAEWRVKYGDVFTVWLGSRPAVVLSGQDAVKEALLKHGNVFSSRPDLFVWRRTIPTRGKGVVTAPYGPEWKETRKVALTWLNTFGAGKQSLEPTIVQEAQDLVQVFKDKCGQPFDPTVSLGLSVSNVICSVVFGRRFDHDDKRFSHLVGLLNRYLGSSASSQALNIYPKLWHVPSFRRKLGEVVTFSEEIRSFVIEVIREHRETFDPNNIRDVIDGYLLEEHRGNRILSELPQDNIINVIKNLFAAGTDTTATTLRWALLYLVMNPDVQGKVQEEIDESLGKQTPSILLREHLPYTEATIREAQRIRSIAPSSVPHETTAPATVLGHQIPAGTFILPNLWSLHMDPKYWPDPERFDPTRFLDSDGQLVQRTESFLPFSTGPRRCLGEQLAKFELFLFFTSLLQQFTFKLPEGAPPPDTEGIFGLVFSPKPFKICAVPRF
- the LOC118413157 gene encoding cytochrome P450 2D9-like isoform X2; protein product: MELFFVALVLLGVYLYVQNLRLTRKYPPGPRAWPIVGNLRDLARGQHRVFAEWRVKYGDVFTVWLGCRPAVVLSGQDAVKEALLKHGDVFSSRPDLFVWRRTIRTRGKGVATAPYGPEWKETRKVALTWLNTFGAGKPSLEPTIVQEAQDLVQVFKDKCGQPFDPTVSLGLSVSNVICSVVFGRRFDHDDERFSRLMGLLNRYFQSNASSQALNVYPILRHVPSFRRKLEEVVTCSEEIRSFVIEVIQEHRETFDPNNIRDVIDGFLLEEHRGNRILSDLPQDNIINVIRNLFVAGTDTTATTLRWALLYLVMNPDVQRKAQEEIDESLGKQTPSILLREHLPYTEATIREAQRIRSIAPSSVPHETTAPATVLGHQIPAGTFILPNLWSLHMDPKYWPDPERFDPTRFLDSDGQLVQRTESFLPFSTGPRRCLGEQLAKFELFLFFTSLLQQFTFKLPEGAPPPDTEGIFGLVFSPKPFKICAVPRF